Proteins encoded in a region of the Triticum dicoccoides isolate Atlit2015 ecotype Zavitan chromosome 3A, WEW_v2.0, whole genome shotgun sequence genome:
- the LOC119272714 gene encoding cytosolic sulfotransferase 15-like — protein sequence MAAAQSESNHTSIMEEGQASHVAEVRGGWVLYQGCWLRPHNVQSIMLVQECFNARPADTSLVTFPKCGTTWLKALAFTITNRFRHAATSDDHPLLTHHPQDLVPFHEMPYRQLQPLADLEKLASPRLLATHMPITLLPPSVSNLGCRVVYLCRNPKDVFVSLWHFTNKVGVDYTMPMDKAFELFSDGLSPYGPIWEHNLGLWKKSIAESDNVLFLKYHEMMAEPVKHVKMLAKFLCVPFTEEEVSRRVVGDVVHLCSFDKLKSMPINSSGAIDRIGGLPMENSAYFRTGKVGDWANHLTEEMAKKLDAIIEEKLRGSGLIF from the exons ATGGCAGCAGCTCAAAGCGAGAGCAACCATACCAGCATCATGGAGGAAGGACAAGCGAGCCATGTTGCAGAGGTGCGAGGAGGCTGGGTCCTGTATCAAGGCTGCTGGCTGAGACCCCACAACGTGCAAAGCATCATGCTCGTGCAAGAGTGCTTCAACGCTCGCCCCGCAGACACCTCCCTTGTCACGTTCCCAAAGTGCGGCACCACCTGGCTAAAGGCCCTCGCGTTCACCATCACAAACCGTTTTCGCCACGCCGCCACCAGCGATGACCACCCGCTGCTCACCCACCACC CTCAGGACCTAGTGCCGTTCCATGAGATGCCCTACCGCCAGCTACAGCCTCTTGCTGATCTTGAGAAGCTCGCCTCACCTAGGCTCCTCGCCACCCACATGCCGATCACATTGCTACCTCCGTCCGTGTCTAACCTTGGATGCCGTGTTGTGTACCTGTGCCGCAATCCCAAGGACGTGTTTGTGTCCTTATGGCACTTCACCAACAAGGTAGGCGTGGACTACACCATGCCCATGGATAAAGCATTTGAGTTGTTTTCTGATGGGCTATCCCCGTATGGGCCTATATGGGAACACAATCTTGGTTTATGGAAGAAAAGCATAGCGGAGAGCGACAATGTCCTTTTCTTGAAGTATCACGAGATGATGGCCGAACCAGTCAAGCACGTCAAGATGCTCGCCAAGTTCCTCTGTGTCCCCTTCACCGAGGAGGAGGTGAGCCGTAGAGTTGTGGGGGATGTCGTGCACCTGTGTAGCTTCGATAAGCTCAAGAGCATGCCAATCAATTCATCAGGAGCAATTGATCGGATTGGCGGGCTGCCAATGGAGAACTCTGCCTACTTTAGGACCGGAAAGGTCGGTGACTGGGCAAACCACTTGACGGAAGAGATGGCAAAGAAGCTGGATGCCATTATTGAGGAGAAGCTGAGAGGATCTGGTCTCATATTTTGA
- the LOC119272713 gene encoding flavonol 3-sulfotransferase-like, producing MRAEPVKHVKMLAKFLGVPFTEEEMRCGVVEGVVHLCSFDKLRSMPVNSSGVTDRIGGVPMENSSYFRAGKVGDWANHLTEEMSKKLDAIVEEKLRGSGLTF from the coding sequence ATGAGGGCCGAACCGGTCAAGCACGTCAAGATGCTCGCCAAGTTCCTCGGTGTCCCCTTCACCGAGGAGGAGATGAGATGTGGAGTTGTAGAGGGTGTCGTGCACCTGTGTAGCTTCGATAAGCTCAGGAGCATGCCGGTCAACTCATCGGGAGTAACTGATAGGATTGGTGGGGTGCCAATGGAGAACTCTTCCTACTTTAGGGCCGGGAAGGTCGGTGACTGGGCAAACCACTTGACGGAAGAGATGTCAAAGAAGCTGGATGCCATTGTTGAGGAGAAGCTGAGAGGATCAGGTCTCACATTTTGA
- the LOC119272711 gene encoding cytosolic sulfotransferase 15-like encodes MAEEAQSESNRSGGTEEGGESLVAEARGVYVMYQGCWLRPRAMQSVKLVQEHFKARPDDTLLATFPKCGTTWLKALAFTITNRFDHAATSDTHPLLTRHPQDLVPFLEMPYCQLHPIADLEKLASPRLLATHMPITLLPPCVSSLGCRVVYLFRDPKDVFVSLWQFTSKVHTEYTIDRAFDSFSEGLSPYGPIWKHNLEF; translated from the coding sequence ATGGCCGAAGAAGCTCAAAGCGAGAGCAACCGCAGCGGCGGCacggaggaaggaggagagagccTTGTTGCGGAGGCGCGAGGAGTCTATGTCATGTATCAAGGCTGCTGGCTGCGACCCCGGGCCATGCAAAGCGTCAAGTTGGTGCAAGAGCACTTCAAGGCTCGCCCCGATGACACCCTCCTCGCCACGTTCCCGAAGTGCGGCACCACCTGGCTCAAGGCCCTTGCCTTCACCATTACAAACCGCTTCGACCACGCCGCCACCAGTGACACCCACCCGCTGCTCACCCGCCACCCTCAGGACCTCGTGCCATTCCTCGAGATGCCCTACTGCCAGCTCCACCCTATCGCCGACCTCGAGAAGCTCGCCTCCCCGAGGCTCCTCGCCACCCACATGCCGATCACACTGCTACCTCCGTGCGTGTCCAGCCTCGGTTGCCGTGTTGTGTACCTGTTCCGCGATCCCAAGGATGTGTTCGTGTCCCTGTGGCAGTTCACCAGCAAGGTACACACGGAGTACACCATTGATAGAGCATTTGATTCGTTTTCCGAGGGGCTATCCCCGTACGGGCCTATCTGGAAGCACAACCTTGAGTTCTGA